The following DNA comes from Rosa rugosa chromosome 5, drRosRugo1.1, whole genome shotgun sequence.
ATTGCAAAATATTTAACTGATGTTGTATATTAGTTGTTAAATAATGTCAATCTTGTTTATGATGTGTTGTTCAAATTGTAATGATGGTACGTCTTTTGGTTTTGGGGTGTAGGGGGACTAAAGCTATGGGAAGGTTCACTTGATCTAGTAAAAGCTCTTAGCTCTGAAGTTCAAAATGGACATCTATCATTTGGCGGTAAACGAGTTTTAGAGGTGGGCATCCTGATAAATTCAGGTGAATGTATACTGTTCCCACTATGTTTAAACATGTTACCAGTTAAGCATGCTAATTTTCTTTGGTCCTTGCTACTGTAGTTCTTGTTCATACAGATTCCTAATTTTTGCTTTGGCTATTGAAATTTATAACTTAATAGTGTAGTGCGCATGCATCTTGGATGGTAGTCACATGTACAAGTATATATATGTTTAGTCATCAAGGTGCTTTTGTTAAATCGTAAACACGAGCTTCTTTGCCTGGAAATGCAGTTTAACCTTACAAACAAAAACTTGTTAGTTTTTGGTCAAATTCCTACTACTTCATTGAGATTGTAGACTTAAGTAGTGCACTCAAATTGTTATGATCATCAATGTCAACATCCTCCATGAGTCTTGCTTGTCAACTTAATGATCTATGTTTCAAGAAAACTAACCTAATAATTCCTAATAGATGGCTATTTCAAGCTTTTGCGGCCTAATGTCCTAGCTTGGAATAGTCAACTGTCAATTAGAAAAACAATGGTAAACTTGATGGATAGTTTAATCCTTTGTTATTTGTCCAATTTTGGTTACTCCAATGATCCATCCTTCAGCAATTATGTATTCATTTTTTTAACTAGATAAATTTTTGTGTGATAACAAGTAGTGTTTAAAATAGCGCGCCTTGAAGCGTGCGAGGCTTCACCAAAACGCCTCGAGGCTACCTCCAAAaggcatttttttttcctttctttcttttaaatgaagATCAGAATAAgttttatatttattatttagtaatatatatatttatatgtttcAAAGTATATACATCCTTAGAGAACTCTATCTCATAGGAGAAGTCAATGTCAATGTAGCACGCTAATTCTTTAGAAGAAACCCTAAAAGGTAATGTGTGAAAAGCTTCCGCCTCAAAAACGCCTCAAAGCTTTTGAGGCTTAAGGCTTAGGCAAAACGCCTCTCTCACACATTCGCCTTTTGAAACTCTTATAACAAGTAGTCTCTTGCATCACCACGGGTAAACAGTTCATGTATCATCACTATGAGTAAATATCTCTAATGAATGACTTTCCTGGTTGACATATAATTCGAGACCAGCATCATTTATCTCCTCTAGCCCGTTCCTCTGTATGCCTTACTGTGCTCCTTGATTAATTTTCCAGCTTGGCTGTGGTCATGGACTTCCCGGTATCTTTGCCTGCCTTGAGGTTAGTTTTTGTCCCTTGTGCTTATAAACTTGGCATCTTAGATTATATTCCTTAAGCCTCTGATGTTGCATCAGGGTGCAGCTGCTATTCATTTCCAAGACTTCAATGCTGAGGTCCTGCAATGTCTCACAATACCCAATGTAAATGCAAATGTTCCAAGCTTCCAACCCCCAGCATTGCAAGAGACAAAGTGTGATAAGGGGGCGGAAATTCGTTTTTTTGCTGGGGACTGGCGTGAAGTCCATAACCATCTTCCCTATGCACAAAACACTGAGAAGGATGTTAATGTTAGTTCAGGGCAAAACCTAGATGCTCAATATGATATTATTTTAATGGCAGAGACAGTTTACTCAATCTCCACTCTCCAGCATCTCTATGAACTCATAAAGAAGGTATTATCTATATagttgttcattgcttatagaTTCAGGCCGTGAAGTTGCTTTGGGTCTAATACGTTTGATTACAGTGCATCACTCGTCCTCATGGAGTAGTCTACTTGGCAGCCAAGAAGCATTATTTTGGAGTAGGAGGGGGAACTCGAAGGTTCCTATCAGTGGTGGAGAAAGATGGTGAGCTAGTTGGAAATTTAGACTCATGTTTAAAAAAATTACAGAGCATTATATCACCATAGAATTTGTTGGCTTGTTTCCTGTCTACCTGATTCATTGGGTGAAAGTGAATAGGAACACAGCATACTATAATCATGTATGAgtgagttttttattttattttattttataattatttatttatttgttactAATATGGTTTCTATGTTAAATATTATGGA
Coding sequences within:
- the LOC133709704 gene encoding uncharacterized protein LOC133709704, which produces MESEKPSFEPFRLFSSSGSGLFDQSEPPLPPPPPCVEVLPSQISQSVKYTVEPVELGGLTLLKGRVSTQDVFTLSNSDLVPGKYEGGLKLWEGSLDLVKALSSEVQNGHLSFGGKRVLELGCGHGLPGIFACLEGAAAIHFQDFNAEVLQCLTIPNVNANVPSFQPPALQETKCDKGAEIRFFAGDWREVHNHLPYAQNTEKDVNVSSGQNLDAQYDIILMAETVYSISTLQHLYELIKKCITRPHGVVYLAAKKHYFGVGGGTRRFLSVVEKDGVLVSSMVAEVADGSSNVREVWKLSFK